A genome region from Nocardiopsis exhalans includes the following:
- a CDS encoding mechanosensitive ion channel family protein produces MTKRGTDWGSLVAGLLFLGLAVAFVVQGSGSWELNVMWLLPVLAVGLGLAALARALFRSRPRESGELPPPTDQG; encoded by the coding sequence ATGACCAAGCGGGGAACTGACTGGGGTTCGCTGGTCGCGGGACTGCTGTTTCTCGGACTGGCGGTCGCGTTCGTGGTCCAGGGCAGCGGCTCGTGGGAGCTCAACGTGATGTGGCTGCTGCCCGTGCTCGCCGTGGGTCTGGGCCTGGCAGCGCTGGCCAGGGCGCTCTTCCGGTCCCGGCCCCGGGAGAGCGGGGAGCTCCCCCCGCCGACGGATCAGGGCTGA
- a CDS encoding PspC domain-containing protein — protein sequence MTGSETPTGASEGDGLFADGSGDGSASGSASGSADGSASGSADGFAGGSSDSFSGGSASGPSGDSAGSPSAGAAGGSAEGPAAIGTELRRDDSRQALAGVCAGLGAYTRIDPVVWRAAFVLTAFAGGVGVLLYIAAWMLMRDPQGGPATFEQMLNRSIPPQAVLKLLTVGLAGATAFSLVGGFGWGTLVLAIPLALGLLTARGRGVDLRASLLALRSDLATHEPPPTGPVPQPVPAYYNPAQPWASSPKGPVDLAVVSERTSLGPDNDLDEDEEEDDEEEDDDRGKYGRRGDHRGGHDCRGRGGAPGGHKPRRAALASHALWTVVIMAVVWAVTAPRLGAPFSEVSTTNLLFGPVYGVFFFAAAVGVVGLYSLIGTWAGNPRGLMFLGTLAVLAAVLVSSTDVTELRIGEDRWVPASVAEAESDDMWLNAGTARLDLTELAAELEPGQSVDVTARVDWGDVNLVLPEGVRVNLVSRVGAGSVEDPDTGENVRSGMFFTYESTFEPVGPLEPVEDAEGRGESANGEAGENSGETDGDEGTQEPVEGADDGSGQDEVPVINVHTSTKAGKVGVQYDQAGN from the coding sequence ATGACCGGCAGTGAGACGCCGACTGGAGCATCCGAAGGGGACGGCCTCTTCGCGGACGGTTCCGGGGACGGTTCCGCGAGCGGGTCCGCGAGCGGGTCCGCGGACGGTTCCGCGAGCGGGTCCGCGGACGGCTTCGCGGGCGGGTCCTCGGACAGCTTCTCGGGCGGTTCCGCGAGCGGGCCCTCAGGGGATTCCGCGGGCAGCCCTTCGGCAGGGGCCGCTGGAGGGTCCGCCGAAGGTCCCGCGGCCATCGGTACCGAGCTGCGCCGCGACGACAGCCGCCAGGCCCTGGCCGGGGTGTGTGCAGGGCTGGGCGCGTACACGCGGATCGACCCCGTGGTGTGGCGCGCCGCGTTCGTGCTGACCGCCTTCGCGGGCGGCGTCGGCGTGCTGCTGTACATCGCCGCGTGGATGCTGATGCGCGATCCCCAGGGCGGTCCGGCGACCTTCGAACAGATGCTGAACCGGAGCATCCCGCCGCAGGCGGTCCTGAAGCTGCTGACCGTGGGCCTGGCCGGAGCGACGGCGTTCAGCCTCGTGGGCGGCTTCGGTTGGGGGACGCTGGTCCTGGCCATTCCGCTGGCCCTGGGGCTGCTGACCGCCCGGGGTCGCGGGGTGGACCTGCGGGCCTCGTTGCTGGCGCTGCGGTCGGACCTGGCCACGCACGAACCCCCGCCCACCGGCCCGGTGCCGCAGCCGGTTCCCGCCTACTACAACCCGGCCCAGCCGTGGGCCTCGTCGCCCAAGGGTCCGGTGGACCTGGCGGTGGTGTCGGAGCGCACGTCGCTGGGGCCGGACAACGACCTCGACGAGGACGAAGAAGAGGACGACGAGGAAGAGGACGACGACCGCGGGAAGTACGGACGCCGCGGAGACCACCGGGGCGGCCACGACTGCCGGGGCCGCGGGGGCGCCCCTGGCGGTCACAAGCCCCGGCGGGCGGCGCTGGCCTCCCACGCGCTGTGGACCGTGGTGATCATGGCGGTGGTGTGGGCGGTGACCGCTCCCCGCCTCGGCGCTCCGTTCTCGGAGGTATCGACCACGAACCTGCTGTTCGGCCCGGTGTACGGCGTCTTCTTCTTCGCCGCGGCGGTCGGGGTGGTCGGTCTCTACTCGCTGATCGGTACCTGGGCGGGCAACCCGCGCGGGCTGATGTTCCTGGGCACTCTGGCCGTGCTGGCCGCGGTCCTGGTGTCCTCGACCGACGTCACCGAACTGCGGATCGGTGAGGACCGGTGGGTGCCCGCCTCGGTAGCCGAGGCCGAGTCCGACGACATGTGGTTGAACGCGGGCACGGCCAGGCTGGACCTGACCGAGCTGGCCGCCGAGCTCGAACCGGGGCAGAGCGTGGACGTCACGGCCCGGGTGGACTGGGGCGACGTGAACCTGGTGCTCCCGGAGGGCGTACGCGTCAACCTGGTCTCGCGGGTCGGGGCCGGTTCCGTGGAGGACCCGGACACCGGTGAGAACGTCCGGTCCGGCATGTTCTTCACCTACGAGTCGACCTTCGAACCGGTCGGTCCCCTGGAGCCCGTCGAGGACGCCGAGGGCCGCGGGGAGAGCGCGAACGGTGAGGCGGGCGAGAACTCCGGGGAAACGGATGGAGACGAGGGAACGCAGGAGCCCGTTGAGGGGGCTGACGACGGATCAGGCCAGGACGAGGTGCCCGTGATCAACGTGCACACCAGTACCAAGGCCGGGAAAGTGGGGGTTCAGTATGACCAAGCGGGGAACTGA
- a CDS encoding ATP-binding protein, which translates to MTAVETPRLTRAVDGRLLGGVASGLARHLGLEPVVVRLAFMALAVGGIGVAVYVALYFLVPLEETEEEGRSDPAADNRRKGRDISQLIAYIGLAAGLGILFLLFGGVFDPLLWFVIFGALGATILWQQANPAERNEWMNSTVSRTRPKSIMRTVVGILLVVVGVLGFLAFHQQLQEARAGLTFAFTLIGGIALIVAPWIIGLIRERDSERRERIRNAERAELAAHIHDSVLHTLTLIQRRADDPREVQRLARVQERALRSWLYQRPADAETTVTPGLERVAAEVEEEHGVPIEVVCVGDAPIDDGISAMLRAAREAMVNASKYAGTDSISVFGEVDEEEVLVFVRDRGAGFDLDDIPQDRMGVRGSIVGRMERHGGSARIRTEPGEGTEVQLRMPRIAEM; encoded by the coding sequence ATGACAGCCGTGGAGACCCCGCGGCTCACCCGCGCGGTCGACGGCAGGCTCCTCGGCGGTGTCGCCTCAGGGCTGGCCCGGCACCTGGGCCTGGAACCGGTCGTGGTCCGGCTCGCGTTCATGGCGCTGGCCGTGGGCGGGATCGGGGTGGCCGTCTACGTGGCCCTGTACTTTCTCGTCCCCCTGGAGGAGACCGAGGAGGAGGGCAGGTCCGACCCCGCCGCGGACAACAGACGCAAGGGCCGCGACATCTCGCAGCTCATCGCCTACATCGGCCTCGCCGCCGGGCTGGGCATCCTCTTCCTGCTCTTCGGCGGCGTCTTCGACCCGCTGTTGTGGTTCGTGATCTTCGGCGCGCTCGGGGCGACCATCCTGTGGCAGCAGGCCAACCCGGCCGAACGCAACGAGTGGATGAACAGCACCGTCAGCCGCACGCGCCCCAAGAGCATCATGCGCACCGTCGTGGGCATTCTGCTCGTGGTCGTCGGCGTCCTCGGCTTCCTCGCCTTCCACCAACAGCTCCAGGAGGCCCGCGCCGGGCTGACCTTCGCGTTCACGCTCATCGGCGGGATCGCGCTGATCGTCGCCCCCTGGATCATCGGGCTCATCCGCGAACGCGACTCCGAACGCCGTGAACGCATCCGCAACGCCGAGCGCGCCGAACTCGCCGCGCACATCCACGACTCCGTGCTGCACACCCTCACCCTCATCCAGCGGCGCGCCGACGACCCGCGCGAGGTCCAGCGCCTGGCCCGCGTCCAGGAACGCGCCCTGCGCAGCTGGCTCTACCAGCGTCCGGCCGACGCCGAGACCACCGTCACCCCGGGCCTGGAACGCGTGGCGGCCGAGGTCGAGGAGGAGCACGGTGTGCCCATCGAGGTGGTGTGCGTCGGTGACGCCCCCATCGACGACGGCATCAGCGCGATGCTGCGCGCCGCCCGCGAGGCCATGGTCAACGCCTCCAAGTACGCCGGGACCGACAGCATCTCGGTGTTCGGCGAGGTGGACGAGGAGGAGGTCCTCGTGTTCGTCCGCGACCGGGGAGCCGGGTTCGACCTCGACGACATCCCGCAGGACCGCATGGGCGTGCGCGGCTCCATCGTCGGCCGGATGGAACGCCACGGGGGTTCGGCCCGCATCCGCACCGAGCCGGGCGAGGGCACCGAGGTCCAGCTCCGTATGCCGCGCATCGCCGAGATGTAG
- a CDS encoding response regulator: MGDESTKFSDGDAVPRVVIVDDHRLFRSGVRGELGDAVNVIGEAGDVDSAVHVIGETLPDLVLLDVHLPGGGGVEVLRRVLAKHSQIRFLALSVSDAAEDVIGVVRGGARGYVTKTISGKELANAIVRVADGDAVFSPRLAGFVLDAFSATDAPPVDPELDRLTQREREVLRHIARGYAYKEVAKELFISVKTVETHVSSVLRKLQLSNRHELSRWATARRLV; this comes from the coding sequence GTGGGAGACGAGAGCACGAAATTCAGTGACGGAGACGCGGTACCCCGCGTCGTGATCGTGGACGACCACCGGCTGTTCCGCAGCGGGGTGCGCGGAGAGCTCGGCGACGCCGTCAACGTCATCGGTGAGGCCGGGGACGTCGACAGTGCGGTGCACGTCATCGGAGAGACCCTCCCCGACCTCGTGCTCCTCGACGTCCACCTGCCCGGCGGCGGGGGAGTGGAGGTGCTCCGGCGGGTCCTGGCCAAGCACTCGCAGATCCGGTTCCTCGCGCTGTCGGTCTCCGATGCCGCCGAGGACGTCATCGGTGTGGTGCGCGGCGGCGCCCGTGGCTACGTCACCAAGACCATCTCCGGCAAGGAGCTCGCCAACGCCATCGTCCGGGTCGCCGACGGTGACGCCGTGTTCTCTCCGCGGCTGGCCGGTTTCGTGCTGGACGCCTTCTCCGCCACCGACGCACCCCCGGTCGACCCCGAGCTGGACCGCCTCACCCAGCGAGAACGCGAGGTCCTGCGGCACATCGCCCGCGGCTACGCGTACAAGGAGGTGGCCAAGGAGCTGTTCATCTCGGTCAAGACGGTCGAGACCCACGTCTCCTCGGTACTGCGCAAGCTCCAGCTGTCCAACCGCCACGAACTCAGCCGCTGGGCCACCGCCCGCCGCCTGGTCTGA
- a CDS encoding nucleoside hydrolase, translated as MRVFVDCDPGIDDAVALAYLAARPEVEIVGIGAVFGNNAVDVTAQNALRLLDLYGRPDVPVAVGAARPLVQEPRLAGHVHGGNGLGDVKLPDPTRVPVAESAAELLVRLVRENPGQIDVLAVGPLTNLALALGLEPRLPELVRRLVVMGGAVDAPGNVSSHAEANIANDPEAAEAVFAAGFDLDLIALDITMKTVATGAWLDRLKEVPGDRAQNTSAFLDFYAEFYKGIFGVRQCAMHDPLAAAVLVDPHLVTGAFDAPIRVELNGTLTRGMTVADRRLRPGGDERRAARVITEVGEEEFLDRMLDALR; from the coding sequence ATGCGTGTGTTCGTCGACTGCGACCCGGGGATCGACGACGCCGTCGCGCTCGCCTATCTGGCCGCGCGGCCCGAGGTGGAGATCGTCGGGATCGGTGCGGTGTTCGGCAACAACGCGGTCGACGTGACCGCACAGAACGCTCTGCGCCTGCTCGACCTGTACGGCCGTCCGGATGTTCCGGTCGCCGTGGGTGCAGCCCGTCCGCTGGTGCAGGAGCCGCGCCTGGCCGGGCACGTGCACGGGGGCAACGGTCTGGGCGACGTGAAACTGCCCGATCCCACCCGGGTGCCGGTGGCGGAGTCCGCCGCTGAGCTGCTCGTGCGCCTGGTGCGGGAGAACCCGGGCCAGATCGACGTGCTGGCCGTGGGCCCGCTGACCAACCTGGCGCTGGCGCTGGGTCTGGAGCCGCGCCTGCCGGAACTGGTCCGGCGACTCGTGGTGATGGGCGGCGCCGTCGATGCGCCCGGGAACGTGTCCTCGCACGCCGAGGCCAACATCGCCAACGACCCGGAGGCCGCCGAGGCGGTGTTCGCGGCCGGGTTCGACCTGGACCTGATCGCGCTGGACATCACCATGAAGACGGTGGCCACCGGGGCCTGGTTGGACCGGCTCAAGGAGGTGCCCGGGGACCGCGCGCAGAACACGTCGGCGTTCCTGGACTTCTACGCCGAGTTCTACAAGGGCATCTTCGGTGTGCGGCAGTGCGCGATGCACGACCCGCTGGCGGCGGCCGTACTGGTGGACCCGCACCTGGTGACCGGGGCGTTCGACGCGCCGATCCGGGTGGAGCTGAACGGCACGCTGACCCGCGGCATGACCGTCGCCGACCGGCGGCTGCGGCCGGGCGGGGACGAGCGCCGGGCCGCGCGGGTGATCACCGAGGTGGGTGAGGAAGAGTTCCTCGACCGTATGCTCGACGCCCTGCGCTGA